aataattttgaataaacaaCATGTAGTTGAAAGGAGGGATAGTTAAACAGGATCCACTAAAATTTGTGAGCCATTGTTGCATATTTTGTACAAATAACAtgatgttataaaaaatattatcacattatttgatatatatatatgtgataatatatgaaataacaggaattttttatattctgttTTATTGAAACTATCAAGTTTTGTTTCTTAATCATAATTAGAAAGGCTGGTGTTTCCAAAAGGCAATTAAGGGCATATTATAAAACACAAAACCTCATATACATCCCTTCCTAATCCttcattatttaattacatatatttaattcaaGGAAGACTATTGACTGTACAATAGAGTCGGTTTGAACATTGaagttatagtttttttaattaataggGGTTTTCACCATGAAAGAGTACTTCAATTAGGTGTATTTGACTGACCAAggtttatttaattaacaagGTTGATAACGTGGTTTCACATAACGAATTAGATAATTAGGGTTGAAGTTTTtcatgtttaattatatatatcctTTAGAAGGTAGGAGAAGAAACAAAGCTATAATGAAGTCTttctcattttatatattataggttttattttatgcaattatatttaagaataaCCATGCATTCTATCACAACAAACTAtcatcattttgaaaattttactaagttgtttttgtgtaaattttgtcatcgttgtttttttattttaatatatgttcccgatattaaacatgttaacatgtaaaaaaaatttaaaaaaaggaaatatgatcaaaattatgttttttttttcaaatttcttataTGTTAATAGGCgattgaaaatatttaacaatttgatgaaatattcacaaactaaattaataCGTGAtgataaaatacaattaaaattggGTAATGAGATTCATTAAATAGGattataaaaggataaaaaaataaagtttgattttataattaattattttctagaaTGGCTTTTCTTGAGTTGGTTACGTCCTATCAACTATATATCTACTCCAATGGCTGTGGCTGAGGAAAGAGCCACTTGGCATATTACTAATACACCATTCTTTTAAGTGGTAAGtaggaatataaatatatgcatAAAATAAAGAAGACCCTATGATGGGTGACATGTTTTTGGAAGAGCCAAGAATCATGTTgcaaaaatcaatttcatgaAACTATAGATTATTAGTAtagtgattttaatatatatgttgatTAGTGAATGATTTGAGTAGGCCATAAGAAAACACTGATTTAGAATTTCATGtcatggtaaaaaaaaaataatgataattcaAGATATTTGAGACATAAACGActggatataaaaaagaaaaaaacaacaattatttaaaaaaaacaaagattatatatcatatatttaaaatgttagtataagaaatatatatatatatatatatatagatatatatatgtgtgtgtgtgtgtgtaagtatgtatatatatatatatttatttatgtgtgtCATTGTTTAAAGATAAAGTTacattatatatgtaaattggaaattttatatacaaatttattttgtaataattattatttatgtgatTTCAAAATCCTATATATAGATTAaagatgataataaattataacatataagttaaacaaattttactttataaaattaatttaatgaatttgaactagatttaaattttaattcttaaatataatattaaagttaatcGTAATTTAAGTTTATGTCATTCACGATAGtctttattttcacactttATATAAAGGaagatatgataaaaattataaattaactaaaacaatttatttataatatataaaaaaaagaaaaaaaaataatttaactcaacatataaaatgattttttatatatattttgaatgtgTCAAATGTATCATATTCCTCTCTTCCTTGTTTATCATTGGTTAAATATATgtaaacttatgaaccacatattctatgttattgaattagCATGGATGGAAGTGATTCGATAGTGatccttttaaaaaataagaattcatgATTGGAAATAAAGCAGCACTTTAATCTTGCATATCCAGATATTTGGAATCCATGATGGGATAGGCATTTTTTGGGGAAACATACATGTTATCTTTATgctttttcatattaattaatcatattaattaattaatcatactATAGccttattaaaataatcatttggTTTATTAGGGcaaataaaatgttttagattttggattatttttcgtcattgttttcttaaagaacAATGCCAATAGAGCCTCTTAACTCCCTATGCATTACACTAATCTACTTTAACtctttaacaaaatattaacatCAACCTCTTAAGATGTGGTTGTTCTAAACTTAAGAAGTATCAATGcaatttcttctttattatatatatatatatatatatatatatatatatatatatatatatatatatatatatatatatatatatatatatatatatatatatatatatatattgttaaagcATCAATGTCAGAATATTTAAGCCCATTAATTTCAGATTCTTAGATGGGCTTTTGAAGACCTTTGCTTGCTGCACCCACCATATTTTCTAGATACATctcaatgattttttaaattattatttacaaagtaactgcaaaattatttgttttaaaatgttttgaatttttttctaaatattctgAAACATAATTTTCAGAACAATAATtctgtaaaatatattttgaaataagatttttaaagcaattcttttaaatagaatttttttagaacaatttttttaaaatatatataatagtttccaaaactaaatttacaaaataaactctataaaaatcataaaatatgtttagaaatttttttttggaatgaaAATGGAACAACAGCAGTAATGATAACAGcaatgatatattgtagtgagagacactattttaatttttctcttagCATCTGGTGCAATTAGTTATAATgtaggtgcaggaagaaaagtTGTTTTCCACTTCCCACAATATATGTGATAATCCAATCAGTTACATCAACCTAAACATTTATTTCACTTAAACTTGTAATAATagactatttttgttttaaatctattaatttattattattattttcatgaaCTACAATTTCAAGTCATCACATGATAAATCTACATGAATTGGAGTGTAGTATGTGTATGAGTAATTATTGGAATGTACATGAGTCAATTTAGAAAGGTAAgtgtattattattatgatttataattttttactttatctttttctttataaatataaatttttttttataactattttatctttatatatgaGTGTCAAATAGTTCAAATAATGTCAAGCAATCTTTTTTCCCTGAATGAACAACTAATGTTATAAAAAGTTATAGGTAAACTTAGTAAAACCAGAGAAGTGAAAATAGTAAAGTCCATTCAAGGGATAAATAGCTCAGTTTGATGATGACCCATATCCCTATTGCagaagggtgttgctccctccaccaccaccgtatacttcctccacctccccacattattttaaatacaattatatctttaagttaaatttttttttacttttaccctattttaaataatttaaaaccctaattttactttcctagcATCCACTCACGGATCTCTCTTTCCCTTTTCCCatttcgtttcacctccccagCTCCTGAGTGCCTCTAAATATACACATCTGCAATGTGTCAATCAAGATATCAATGCTGCAATTATATTGACAGGCTTGTAATCTTCCTTTTTGTAGATAGAGGCCAAACGAtagattgtttttaataaatgcAGATTAAATGACTTTGTAATTTTGATATGGttccattcatttttactatCATCTTCTGAAAGTTTTCATATAAAGACAAACATTTAGCTGTCTGCATACTTCTAAcaccaaaaaatatgttaattctATAGTTTCATCCAACAAACACAATTCAAATTATCTTTATTGTTGGAGGAATTCTTACTTGAGCCATAATCAGTTTCTCTACAAAAGAGTTATTTTGTCAATGAAGAAAACCAATACAAACAGGCCCTTTAATAATAATGGAACAAAACCAATGCTTCTGGTGTAGTTCAGTATTCTGCATGTGGACAACTTACTTGAATACATGAATTTCAAATTCCCATACTGATAGGTTAGGCATGGAATCACTgatagaaagagagagaatgTATTGTGTGTAAAAGTTGTTAAAGTAGTGTAGTAGTGAGTTAgccaattttataattttatttgtgaaGTGGTCGGAAGTCCGCTAATGGTGTAGGCATAGTTGgatggatgtcaacatccgtatATCCTTAATTTTTAAACGGACGGATATCAACATCTGTttatccttcaacggatgttgaaaTCCGTACACAAATGTtgatattcaatttaaaatccAACGTATATTTGTATCCGTTTAAATATTAGTTAAGGGTAAAATGGGAATGGGAAGGTGTAATGAGcagtgtgtggtggtggagggagtaacgcCCATTGCAGAattgggtttagggtttcaaTTTCAACCAAATAGAAAGAGATTATTTTTCTCTTACACTCCAAGCCTCTCTGCTTTGTGCTGCATTCCTTTGCCTTGCTCCCACAGGTAAGAAACCTCTTTGGATACATGATTTCTTTCTATGGAATTTGTTTTCCCAAAACATATGCTAATTGTAGcacttttctctttgaatttCCAAATTCTCTTTGTCATATTACAATTTTGGGGGTTTAATGCCTTTTTAGTTCACTTCGCAGTTGAACATTCTATTAATGGATTTCAATGGAggatttgatttttcttgttttgtttttgtttccctTTTTAAAATCGAATTGCTGCTGTTGCAATTCATGTTTCTCAATTTTTCCAGAAGAATTAACATACATAGCTAGCATGGCAGTCACATTCTACGACCTTAGCTCTACCTCTGGGTTGAAGAAGCTTGACGAGTACCTTCTCTCACGCAGTTACATCACAGGGTATGGCTTTTATccattttcatttctattttttatttggtatatatatatatatatatatatatatatatatatatatatatatatatacttatgtATTGTTCCATTTCATGTGTTCTTTAGGTACCAAGCTTCAAAGGATGATCTCACTGTCTATGCAGCTTTGCCAACTGCTCCATCAGCAGAGTATGTGAATGTGTCCAGGTGGTACAAGCACATTGATGCTTTGTTGAGAATTTCGTAAGTTCTCTTCCCTTGACTTGCACGCCAATTATATGTGTAATACTTGATATGGATCTGATTGTATTTGTGTGCCAATTTTTTGTGCACAGTGGTGTTTCTGGTGAGGGATCTGGTGTCACTGTTGAGGGATCTCTTGTTGCCGAGCCTGTTGCAACTCCCCCAACTGCTGATACAAAGGCAAGTATCTTTCTCGTGATTGATATTTCAACTGTGGTGCGTCGAATGGCTTAACTGTAATGATTCATTGACATTTGACTGAGTGTAAGTTGATTTTCAGGCTGCTGCAGCTGAggatgacgatgatgatgatgatgtcgATTTGTTTGGTGAAGagacagaagaagaaaagaaggcaGCTGAGGAACGGGCAGCTGCAGTGAAGGCATctggaaaaaagaaagagtgtAAGTTTCAGTTTTGTCATTTACCTcttatcttttaactttatcCTGCTTCCTCCCCTGATTATAGCACTTTTTGTGGGCATTGAATTTTTGCTGATTCCATTTTCCAGCTGGGAAATCATCTGTTCTGTTGGATGTGAAACCATGGGACGATGAAACCGACATGAAGAAGCTCGAGGAAGCAGTGAGATCTGTCAGCATGGAAGGGTTGCTTTGGGGTGCATGTACGTCGTTATTTGTATATACTTTGGCTGTGGTTATTGATATTTGTACATGTTTTGCACTTTTTGAACTGTACTAATTTTGATCAACTTGCTAAAATAGTTGAATGATAAGATTCAATTTTTTGTCTGtaaatgttatatatgttgTTCTCTAGTCTTTGATTTAGAGAAAAGTCGTACTTTGTGCTTCTCTTTTGTGATTCTGATATCAATTTTTTCCGTCTTAGCCAAACTTGTTCCAGTCGGGTACGGCATCAAGAAACTGCAAATTATGCTTACCATTGTGGATGACCTAGTTTCTGTTGACAGTCTTATTGAGGAAAATCTCACAGTTGAGCCCATCAGTGAATATGTCCAGAGTTGTGACATTGTAGCCTTCAATAAAATTTGTACGTATTTTTTAGATGGCCTTTTTCTCTCTAGTAATTACCAAGTGTTTTTTGTGTTTCGTGATAAGATGCATACTGTATATGGTTTTACTGCTTGTTCTAATGCTATTTCATAACCTTTATTACAGAATCGGCAATAGTTGGACTTCGAAATTGGCAACTAGAGGAGTAGTGATATTTAGAAACTATGGTCTAAGGAATGCTCTC
This window of the Vigna angularis cultivar LongXiaoDou No.4 chromosome 7, ASM1680809v1, whole genome shotgun sequence genome carries:
- the LOC108337034 gene encoding elongation factor 1-delta; translation: MAVTFYDLSSTSGLKKLDEYLLSRSYITGYQASKDDLTVYAALPTAPSAEYVNVSRWYKHIDALLRISGVSGEGSGVTVEGSLVAEPVATPPTADTKAAAAEDDDDDDDVDLFGEETEEEKKAAEERAAAVKASGKKKESGKSSVLLDVKPWDDETDMKKLEEAVRSVSMEGLLWGASKLVPVGYGIKKLQIMLTIVDDLVSVDSLIEENLTVEPISEYVQSCDIVAFNKI